TGGGAAAGTTCGACCTGGAGCCGCCCTTCCCCCATCGTGGCGTCCCGGACATGGGCAGGATCGTCCTTCAGCCGGAACCCTCCCGCACCCTCGACGAACCCGTGCAATGAGAGGGCAAGAACAGATGCGCAGGGGTACAGAGACAGCGCCGCCGAGAGGGCGACTGCCGCAAAGCATTTCATCTGGCCAGCTCTTTCGGGGGGTTCCTCAGGGACCGCTCCGAGAAGACGCCGTCGGTGAGTCCCAGGTTGTACCTCACTTCCCCATAGGCCGCCTCCGTCCAGTGCCCGGTCTGCACGTTCTTCATCGTGCGCTTGACCGTGGTGGGGAACCCCTGGATGGGTTTGACCTCGTCGGCGGTGAAGACCTTGAAAAGGGCGCCGCGCTTGTCGTAGTACTCTTCCTTCCAGAGAACGAAATTCCCTTTGTCGATCCAGGATACCTTGTAGCCGAAATCGGCGTTTTTCCCGTCCTTCGGGACGCTTTTTATGACCAGGACCTCTTTCCCTCCGTATTTCTCCTCCCGGAGGAGCGTGTGGTTGTCCTCCTCGGCCGCCCGTCCTGAGACGTCCTCGTAGCTGAAGTCGGAGCCGACGAAGCTGGACCGCTTGTCGTTGGCCGCGATCCTCTTGACCAGCTTGATGGCCGGGATGTAGAGCCAGCGGTCGGAATCCTTTTGCGGGTATTTCCAGACCAGGAAAGTCATGTCCCTCACGTCGGCGGGCTGCCGGAAAAGGAGGAAATATTTCTGGTCTCCTCCGGCCTTCACGTTCCTCCTCGTCATGATCAGTTCCCGAACCCTCTCGCCTCCCTCCTTGCTCAGGAGCCTCATCGTCACTTTCGCCCTCATGTCGTTGCCGGAGTAGAACTGCACCAGCGCGGACCGCCGCATGATCTCCCCCGCCTCCCCGGGCGTCCCGGCAAGGGCCCGGGAGAAGAGACCGCCGATCAGGGGAAACAGCAATACAATCGCCGAAAGCCAAACGAAACATCTTTTCGCCATCGCAAACCTCCTAAATGTCTTTCGTCAACCGCCGGGAGAAAAGGACAATGAGCGAGGGGAGCAACAGGATCGTGGCCGCCGCCGAAAGCAGCATGATCGCCATCATGAAGATCCCCACGGTGATATACGGGGTCAGGGCGGCGAAGATCATCGCGGCGAAGCCCGAGGCGAAAAGCACGGCGTTCCGGAGAATCCCCTTCCCCGGGCGGGCCACGGTCCAGAGGAGGGCCTCCTGCACATCCTTCGTCTCCCCGTACCTCTGCCGGAAGCGGCTCACG
The Deltaproteobacteria bacterium DNA segment above includes these coding regions:
- a CDS encoding outer membrane lipoprotein-sorting protein — protein: MAKRCFVWLSAIVLLFPLIGGLFSRALAGTPGEAGEIMRRSALVQFYSGNDMRAKVTMRLLSKEGGERVRELIMTRRNVKAGGDQKYFLLFRQPADVRDMTFLVWKYPQKDSDRWLYIPAIKLVKRIAANDKRSSFVGSDFSYEDVSGRAAEEDNHTLLREEKYGGKEVLVIKSVPKDGKNADFGYKVSWIDKGNFVLWKEEYYDKRGALFKVFTADEVKPIQGFPTTVKRTMKNVQTGHWTEAAYGEVRYNLGLTDGVFSERSLRNPPKELAR
- a CDS encoding MMPL family transporter, with protein sequence VSRFRQRYGETKDVQEALLWTVARPGKGILRNAVLFASGFAAMIFAALTPYITVGIFMMAIMLLSAAATILLLPSLIVLFSRRLTKDI